Proteins co-encoded in one Cuculus canorus isolate bCucCan1 chromosome 22, bCucCan1.pri, whole genome shotgun sequence genomic window:
- the DCDC2B gene encoding doublecortin domain-containing protein 2B isoform X5, translated as MRMSSWALAPAPPAKNVVVYRNGDPFFPGRRLVVSPRRFLTFEAFLTEVTRSVGAPLAVRNLYTPQHGHRIAALGDLQDGHQYVAAGFEKFKKLDYLRHGRTEPRGTRKGEGLRLRAAAPWKPDIRTRWQRCGHLPRTIHVFRNGDLLSPPFPVPLPQGAPRHWDALLATLTERAALRSGAVGRLCRLDGTPMSCEEELRNGGYYVAVGNEEYKKLPYFELLVPQDSGCGTLRNHPNSRRGKLGRRFGDLPAASRVGAGGAALAEPPQQLGTRSVGAAEQAEIPAAFPQLQRRAGKHHLKGEESVFYTKPIPAGRSRRSDRTAQQEGSVHKTRDPRKETRGVRREDKRTRVDTAIDQAQAADKSQMEAKKRDTSDSEDGKHWTMLPSVARSLEEPTEGE; from the exons ATGCGGATGAGCTCCTGGGCTTTggctccagcacctcctgccaAAAACGTGGTGGTCTATCGCAACGGTGACCCATTCTTCCCCGGGAGGAGGCTTGTGGTGAGCCCGCGGCGGTTCCTGACCTTTGAGGCGTTCCTGACTGAGGTGACCAGAAGTGTTGGTGCGCCCTTGGCAGTGAGGAACCTCTACACACCCCAGCATGGCCACCGCATCGCCGCCCTGGGGGACCTTCAGGATGGACACCAATACGTGGCTGCCGGCTTTGAGAAGTTCAAAAAGCTGGA CTATTTACGCCACGGAAGGACGGAGCCCCGCGGGACGAGGAAGGGCGAGGGGCTGCGG CTCCGCGCCGCAGCTCCCTGGAAGCCGGACATCAGAACGCGATGGCAGAGGTGCGGCCACCTGCCCCGCACCATCCA TGTTTTCCGGAATGGGGACCTGCTGAGCCCCCCTTTCCCAGTGCCGCTCCCGCAGGGCGCCCCGCGGCACTGGGATGCGCTCCTGGCCACGCTGACGGAGAGAGCCGCCCTGCGCAGTGGGGCTGTTGGCAG GCTCTGCAGGCTGGACGGGACCCCCATGTCCTGCGAGGAGGAGCTGCGGAACGGCGGTTACTACGTGGCAGTGGGAAACGAGGAGTACAAGAAACTGCCTTACTTTGAGCTGCTGGTGCCCCAGGATTCCGGCTGCGGGACGCTGCG GAACCACCCAAACAGCCGGCGCGGGAAGCTGGGCAGGAGG tttggtgacctccctgctgcctcccgAGTTGGTGCCGGTGGCGCTGCCCTCGCCGAACCACCCCAGCAG CTGGGCACTCGCAGCGTGGGGGCTGCAGAGCAAGCTGAGATCCCAGCTGCTTTTCCACAGCTGCAAAGGCGAGCCGGGAAACATCACCTCAAAGGAGAAGAGTCCGTTTTCTACACTAAACCCATCCCTGCAGGACGAAGCAGGAGGAGCGACAGGACTGCGCAGCAAG AAGGCAGTGTCCATAAAACCAGGGATCCTAGGAAGGAGACACGAGGTGTCCGGCGAGAGGATAAACGCACAAGGGTGGATACAGCCATTGATCAG GCACAGGCTGCTGACAAATCACAGatggaggcaaaaaaaagggaCACCAGTGACTCTGAGGATGGAAAGCACTGGACGATGTTGCCGTCGGTAGCAAGGAGCTTAGAGGAGCCCACAGAGGGAGAGTGA
- the DCDC2B gene encoding doublecortin domain-containing protein 2B isoform X4, with product MRMSSWALAPAPPAKNVVVYRNGDPFFPGRRLVVSPRRFLTFEAFLTEVTRSVGAPLAVRNLYTPQHGHRIAALGDLQDGHQYVAAGFEKFKKLDYLRHGRTEPRGTRKGEGLRLRAAAPWKPDIRTRWQRCGHLPRTIHVFRNGDLLSPPFPVPLPQGAPRHWDALLATLTERAALRSGAVGRLCRLDGTPMSCEEELRNGGYYVAVGNEEYKKLPYFELLVPQDSGCGTLRNHPNSRRGKLGRRFGDLPAASRVGAGGAALAEPPQQLQRRAGKHHLKGEESVFYTKPIPAGRSRRSDRTAQQEGSVHKTRDPRKETRGVRREDKRTRVDTAIDQAQAADKSQMEAKKRDTSDSEDGKHWTMLPSVARSLEEPTEGE from the exons ATGCGGATGAGCTCCTGGGCTTTggctccagcacctcctgccaAAAACGTGGTGGTCTATCGCAACGGTGACCCATTCTTCCCCGGGAGGAGGCTTGTGGTGAGCCCGCGGCGGTTCCTGACCTTTGAGGCGTTCCTGACTGAGGTGACCAGAAGTGTTGGTGCGCCCTTGGCAGTGAGGAACCTCTACACACCCCAGCATGGCCACCGCATCGCCGCCCTGGGGGACCTTCAGGATGGACACCAATACGTGGCTGCCGGCTTTGAGAAGTTCAAAAAGCTGGA CTATTTACGCCACGGAAGGACGGAGCCCCGCGGGACGAGGAAGGGCGAGGGGCTGCGG CTCCGCGCCGCAGCTCCCTGGAAGCCGGACATCAGAACGCGATGGCAGAGGTGCGGCCACCTGCCCCGCACCATCCA TGTTTTCCGGAATGGGGACCTGCTGAGCCCCCCTTTCCCAGTGCCGCTCCCGCAGGGCGCCCCGCGGCACTGGGATGCGCTCCTGGCCACGCTGACGGAGAGAGCCGCCCTGCGCAGTGGGGCTGTTGGCAG GCTCTGCAGGCTGGACGGGACCCCCATGTCCTGCGAGGAGGAGCTGCGGAACGGCGGTTACTACGTGGCAGTGGGAAACGAGGAGTACAAGAAACTGCCTTACTTTGAGCTGCTGGTGCCCCAGGATTCCGGCTGCGGGACGCTGCG GAACCACCCAAACAGCCGGCGCGGGAAGCTGGGCAGGAGG tttggtgacctccctgctgcctcccgAGTTGGTGCCGGTGGCGCTGCCCTCGCCGAACCACCCCAGCAG CTGCAAAGGCGAGCCGGGAAACATCACCTCAAAGGAGAAGAGTCCGTTTTCTACACTAAACCCATCCCTGCAGGACGAAGCAGGAGGAGCGACAGGACTGCGCAGCAAG AAGGCAGTGTCCATAAAACCAGGGATCCTAGGAAGGAGACACGAGGTGTCCGGCGAGAGGATAAACGCACAAGGGTGGATACAGCCATTGATCAG GCACAGGCTGCTGACAAATCACAGatggaggcaaaaaaaagggaCACCAGTGACTCTGAGGATGGAAAGCACTGGACGATGTTGCCGTCGGTAGCAAGGAGCTTAGAGGAGCCCACAGAGGGAGAGTGA
- the DCDC2B gene encoding doublecortin domain-containing protein 2B isoform X2 — translation MRMSSWALAPAPPAKNVVVYRNGDPFFPGRRLVVSPRRFLTFEAFLTEVTRSVGAPLAVRNLYTPQHGHRIAALGDLQDGHQYVAAGFEKFKKLDYLRHGRTEPRGTRKGEGLRLRAAAPWKPDIRTRWQRCGHLPRTIHVFRNGDLLSPPFPVPLPQGAPRHWDALLATLTERAALRSGAVGRLCRLDGTPMSCEEELRNGGYYVAVGNEEYKKLPYFELLVPQDSGCGTLRNHPNSRRGKLGRRFGDLPAASRVGAGGAALAEPPQQVAVAAGSGFCVPCVCFTHVIECRDAALSQLRWEVLGEAVGFREFPCQTFCYINRFIEEGVMDTLSWALAAWGLQSKLRSQLLFHSCKGEPGNITSKEKSPFSTLNPSLQDEAGGATGLRSKKAVSIKPGILGRRHEVSGERINAQGWIQPLIRHRLLTNHRWRQKKGTPVTLRMESTGRCCRR, via the exons ATGCGGATGAGCTCCTGGGCTTTggctccagcacctcctgccaAAAACGTGGTGGTCTATCGCAACGGTGACCCATTCTTCCCCGGGAGGAGGCTTGTGGTGAGCCCGCGGCGGTTCCTGACCTTTGAGGCGTTCCTGACTGAGGTGACCAGAAGTGTTGGTGCGCCCTTGGCAGTGAGGAACCTCTACACACCCCAGCATGGCCACCGCATCGCCGCCCTGGGGGACCTTCAGGATGGACACCAATACGTGGCTGCCGGCTTTGAGAAGTTCAAAAAGCTGGA CTATTTACGCCACGGAAGGACGGAGCCCCGCGGGACGAGGAAGGGCGAGGGGCTGCGG CTCCGCGCCGCAGCTCCCTGGAAGCCGGACATCAGAACGCGATGGCAGAGGTGCGGCCACCTGCCCCGCACCATCCA TGTTTTCCGGAATGGGGACCTGCTGAGCCCCCCTTTCCCAGTGCCGCTCCCGCAGGGCGCCCCGCGGCACTGGGATGCGCTCCTGGCCACGCTGACGGAGAGAGCCGCCCTGCGCAGTGGGGCTGTTGGCAG GCTCTGCAGGCTGGACGGGACCCCCATGTCCTGCGAGGAGGAGCTGCGGAACGGCGGTTACTACGTGGCAGTGGGAAACGAGGAGTACAAGAAACTGCCTTACTTTGAGCTGCTGGTGCCCCAGGATTCCGGCTGCGGGACGCTGCG GAACCACCCAAACAGCCGGCGCGGGAAGCTGGGCAGGAGG tttggtgacctccctgctgcctcccgAGTTGGTGCCGGTGGCGCTGCCCTCGCCGAACCACCCCAGCAGGTagcagtggctgcaggaagCGGTTTCTGTGTTCCCTGTGTCTGTTTTACTCATGTTATTGAGTGCAGGGATGCAGCTTTGTCCCAGTTGCGATGGGAGGTCCTGGGGGAAGCTGTGGGGTTTAGGGAGTTTCCCTGCCAAACCTTCTGCTATATAAACCGCTTTATTGAGGAGGGTGTGATGGACACTCTCAGCTGGGCACTCGCAGCGTGGGGGCTGCAGAGCAAGCTGAGATCCCAGCTGCTTTTCCACAGCTGCAAAGGCGAGCCGGGAAACATCACCTCAAAGGAGAAGAGTCCGTTTTCTACACTAAACCCATCCCTGCAGGACGAAGCAGGAGGAGCGACAGGACTGCGCAGCAAG AAGGCAGTGTCCATAAAACCAGGGATCCTAGGAAGGAGACACGAGGTGTCCGGCGAGAGGATAAACGCACAAGGGTGGATACAGCCATTGATCAG GCACAGGCTGCTGACAAATCACAGatggaggcaaaaaaaagggaCACCAGTGACTCTGAGGATGGAAAGCACTGGACGATGTTGCCGTCGGTAG
- the DCDC2B gene encoding doublecortin domain-containing protein 2B isoform X3, which produces MRMSSWALAPAPPAKNVVVYRNGDPFFPGRRLVVSPRRFLTFEAFLTEVTRSVGAPLAVRNLYTPQHGHRIAALGDLQDGHQYVAAGFEKFKKLDYLRHGRTEPRGTRKGEGLRLRAAAPWKPDIRTRWQRCGHLPRTIHVFRNGDLLSPPFPVPLPQGAPRHWDALLATLTERAALRSGAVGRLCRLDGTPMSCEEELRNGGYYVAVGNEEYKKLPYFELLVPQDSGCGTLRLVTSLLPPELVPVALPSPNHPSSCKGEPGNITSKEKSPFSTLNPSLQDEAGGATGLRSKKAVSIKPGILGRRHEVSGERINAQGWIQPLIRSEKGFCSNCLGKNFSFLTCFCPLCWLRVYDLKGLFQPEQFRDSVRFRKHHASPCRTTRGNFRHQSTVCSVF; this is translated from the exons ATGCGGATGAGCTCCTGGGCTTTggctccagcacctcctgccaAAAACGTGGTGGTCTATCGCAACGGTGACCCATTCTTCCCCGGGAGGAGGCTTGTGGTGAGCCCGCGGCGGTTCCTGACCTTTGAGGCGTTCCTGACTGAGGTGACCAGAAGTGTTGGTGCGCCCTTGGCAGTGAGGAACCTCTACACACCCCAGCATGGCCACCGCATCGCCGCCCTGGGGGACCTTCAGGATGGACACCAATACGTGGCTGCCGGCTTTGAGAAGTTCAAAAAGCTGGA CTATTTACGCCACGGAAGGACGGAGCCCCGCGGGACGAGGAAGGGCGAGGGGCTGCGG CTCCGCGCCGCAGCTCCCTGGAAGCCGGACATCAGAACGCGATGGCAGAGGTGCGGCCACCTGCCCCGCACCATCCA TGTTTTCCGGAATGGGGACCTGCTGAGCCCCCCTTTCCCAGTGCCGCTCCCGCAGGGCGCCCCGCGGCACTGGGATGCGCTCCTGGCCACGCTGACGGAGAGAGCCGCCCTGCGCAGTGGGGCTGTTGGCAG GCTCTGCAGGCTGGACGGGACCCCCATGTCCTGCGAGGAGGAGCTGCGGAACGGCGGTTACTACGTGGCAGTGGGAAACGAGGAGTACAAGAAACTGCCTTACTTTGAGCTGCTGGTGCCCCAGGATTCCGGCTGCGGGACGCTGCG tttggtgacctccctgctgcctcccgAGTTGGTGCCGGTGGCGCTGCCCTCGCCGAACCACCCCAGCAG CTGCAAAGGCGAGCCGGGAAACATCACCTCAAAGGAGAAGAGTCCGTTTTCTACACTAAACCCATCCCTGCAGGACGAAGCAGGAGGAGCGACAGGACTGCGCAGCAAG AAGGCAGTGTCCATAAAACCAGGGATCCTAGGAAGGAGACACGAGGTGTCCGGCGAGAGGATAAACGCACAAGGGTGGATACAGCCATTGATCAGGTCTGAGAAAGGATTCTGTAGCAATTGCTTGGGGAAGAACTTCAGTTTTCTCACTTGTTTTTGTCCTCTTTGTTGGCTGAGGGTCTATGATcttaaagggcttttccaacctgaacaatTCAGGGATTCTGTGAGGTTTAGGAAGCACCACGCTTCTCCCTGCCGGACCACCAGGGGGAACTTCAGACACCAGAGCACAGTGTGCTCTGTATTTTAG
- the DCDC2B gene encoding doublecortin domain-containing protein 2B isoform X1 produces MRMSSWALAPAPPAKNVVVYRNGDPFFPGRRLVVSPRRFLTFEAFLTEVTRSVGAPLAVRNLYTPQHGHRIAALGDLQDGHQYVAAGFEKFKKLDYLRHGRTEPRGTRKGEGLRLRAAAPWKPDIRTRWQRCGHLPRTIHVFRNGDLLSPPFPVPLPQGAPRHWDALLATLTERAALRSGAVGRLCRLDGTPMSCEEELRNGGYYVAVGNEEYKKLPYFELLVPQDSGCGTLRNHPNSRRGKLGRRFGDLPAASRVGAGGAALAEPPQQVAVAAGSGFCVPCVCFTHVIECRDAALSQLRWEVLGEAVGFREFPCQTFCYINRFIEEGVMDTLSWALAAWGLQSKLRSQLLFHSCKGEPGNITSKEKSPFSTLNPSLQDEAGGATGLRSKKAVSIKPGILGRRHEVSGERINAQGWIQPLIRSEKGFCSNCLGKNFSFLTCFCPLCWLRVYDLKGLFQPEQFRDSVRFRKHHASPCRTTRGNFRHQSTVCSVF; encoded by the exons ATGCGGATGAGCTCCTGGGCTTTggctccagcacctcctgccaAAAACGTGGTGGTCTATCGCAACGGTGACCCATTCTTCCCCGGGAGGAGGCTTGTGGTGAGCCCGCGGCGGTTCCTGACCTTTGAGGCGTTCCTGACTGAGGTGACCAGAAGTGTTGGTGCGCCCTTGGCAGTGAGGAACCTCTACACACCCCAGCATGGCCACCGCATCGCCGCCCTGGGGGACCTTCAGGATGGACACCAATACGTGGCTGCCGGCTTTGAGAAGTTCAAAAAGCTGGA CTATTTACGCCACGGAAGGACGGAGCCCCGCGGGACGAGGAAGGGCGAGGGGCTGCGG CTCCGCGCCGCAGCTCCCTGGAAGCCGGACATCAGAACGCGATGGCAGAGGTGCGGCCACCTGCCCCGCACCATCCA TGTTTTCCGGAATGGGGACCTGCTGAGCCCCCCTTTCCCAGTGCCGCTCCCGCAGGGCGCCCCGCGGCACTGGGATGCGCTCCTGGCCACGCTGACGGAGAGAGCCGCCCTGCGCAGTGGGGCTGTTGGCAG GCTCTGCAGGCTGGACGGGACCCCCATGTCCTGCGAGGAGGAGCTGCGGAACGGCGGTTACTACGTGGCAGTGGGAAACGAGGAGTACAAGAAACTGCCTTACTTTGAGCTGCTGGTGCCCCAGGATTCCGGCTGCGGGACGCTGCG GAACCACCCAAACAGCCGGCGCGGGAAGCTGGGCAGGAGG tttggtgacctccctgctgcctcccgAGTTGGTGCCGGTGGCGCTGCCCTCGCCGAACCACCCCAGCAGGTagcagtggctgcaggaagCGGTTTCTGTGTTCCCTGTGTCTGTTTTACTCATGTTATTGAGTGCAGGGATGCAGCTTTGTCCCAGTTGCGATGGGAGGTCCTGGGGGAAGCTGTGGGGTTTAGGGAGTTTCCCTGCCAAACCTTCTGCTATATAAACCGCTTTATTGAGGAGGGTGTGATGGACACTCTCAGCTGGGCACTCGCAGCGTGGGGGCTGCAGAGCAAGCTGAGATCCCAGCTGCTTTTCCACAGCTGCAAAGGCGAGCCGGGAAACATCACCTCAAAGGAGAAGAGTCCGTTTTCTACACTAAACCCATCCCTGCAGGACGAAGCAGGAGGAGCGACAGGACTGCGCAGCAAG AAGGCAGTGTCCATAAAACCAGGGATCCTAGGAAGGAGACACGAGGTGTCCGGCGAGAGGATAAACGCACAAGGGTGGATACAGCCATTGATCAGGTCTGAGAAAGGATTCTGTAGCAATTGCTTGGGGAAGAACTTCAGTTTTCTCACTTGTTTTTGTCCTCTTTGTTGGCTGAGGGTCTATGATcttaaagggcttttccaacctgaacaatTCAGGGATTCTGTGAGGTTTAGGAAGCACCACGCTTCTCCCTGCCGGACCACCAGGGGGAACTTCAGACACCAGAGCACAGTGTGCTCTGTATTTTAG
- the LOC104060123 gene encoding translation initiation factor IF-2 isoform X2, whose protein sequence is MPREGAAERGRVPQELCRPPQGARPVVPVRPSRWRSGGRSVAPKPAWPSPRPPQPRARCPPARARPSRCRCPHCPRRGRAPDSSGPPRSGCVRGSRGRRGGPRCSTASSPMSPTSARWKGGCSASSATSTRESCKPSARSAPSSSWSTCVRCRRSWRGCTSASTSAWRSSPRSRRRWRPTGTWTSCWHTWRSSAAPSRSCTWPRAPTPRTPPDPACPPHAAILARPRPGGGGEGGVGWRGPAHRAARRVASSGGARAMAAGRELREELEGRRLLRAVTRLQACVRGFLLRKRFRSVRAEYEEVVREIEGDLSRLRWRGQFLPRPVFLPEEPAHGTHSAPLEAAPRDGASTEKPPEEPDASEPEQDSGCSGIKAPAQPQSGNGLSCAGGGAAVSPPPLGAGADKCADEGHGASEEAWQDNSSVSSVWDSELLEAESHGDCQEILFEDMEELPRTRAGLQAYRKHLVMELLWLQQAIASRENYLMLKQQLAAPDP, encoded by the exons atgcCCCGGGAAGGAGCAGCCGAGCGGGGAAGGGTCCCCCAAGAGCTGTGTCGTCCCCCACAGGGTGCTCGCCCCGTGGTGCCCGTGCGCCCCTCGAGATGGAGGAGCGGAGGAAGAAGCGTAGCCCCAAAGCCTGCCTGGCCCAGCCCGCGCCCACCGCAGCCCCGCGCCCGCTGCCCCCCAGCAAGAGCGCGTCCTTCGCGCTGCCGCTGCCCACACTGCCCTCGCCGCGGCCGCGCACCCGACTCAAGCG GACCACCAAGGAGCGGGTGCGTGCGGGGGTCTCGGGGCCGGCGAGGGGGGCCCCGCTGCAGCACAGCTTCCTCACCGATGTCTCCGACGTCTGCGAGATGGAAGGGGGGCTGCTCAGCCTCCTCAGCGACTTCCACTCGGGAAAGCTGCAAGCCTTCG GCAAGGAGTGCTCCTTCGAGCAGCTGGAGCACGTGCGTGAGATGCAGGAGAAGCTGGCGCGGCTGCACTTCGGCCTCGACGTCTGCGTGGAGGAGCTCCCCGAGGAGCAGAAGAAGGTGGCGGCCGACAGGAACCTGGACCAGCTGCTGGCACAC CTGGAGGAGCTCAGCAGCTCCAT CCAGAAGCTGCACCTGGCCGAGAGCCCCGACCCCGAGGACACCGCCTGACCCCGCCTGCCCCCCCCACGCCGCCATCTTGGCGCGCCCGCGTCCCGGAGGGGGGGGCGAAGGGGGAGTGGGCTGGCGCGGCCCCGCCCACCGCGCCGCGCGCCGCGTGGCGTCATCAGGCGGCGCCCGGGCCATGGCGGCGGGGAGGGAGTTGCGGGAGGAGCTTGAGGGGCGGCGATTGCTTCGTGCTGTCACCCGCCTGCAG GCCTGTGTCAGGGGTTTTCTGCTGCGGAAGCGCTTTCGGAGTGTGCGCGCTGAGTACGAGGAGGTGGTGCGGGAGATCGAAGGAGACCTTAGCCGGCTGCGGTGGAGGGGCCAGTTCCTGCCCCGGCCTGTCTTCCTCCCCGAG GAGCCAGCACACGGGACGCATTCTGCTCCGCTGGAGGCTGCACCGAGGGATGGGGCCAGCACAGAGAAACCACCGGAGGAGCCGGATGCCTCTGAGCCAGAGCAGGACTCGGGCTGCAGTGGCATCAAAGCCCCAGCCCAACCGCAAAGCGGCAATGGACTGAGCTGCGCAGGTGGAGGCGCTGCAGTGAGCCCCCCACCTCTTGGAGCTGGTGCCGATAAATGTGCTGACGAGGGACATGGTGCCTCGGAAGAGGCTTGGCAGGACAACAGCAGCGTCTCCTCTGTGTGGGACAGTGAGCTCCTGGAGGCAGAGTCACACGGAGACTGCCAGG AAATTCTGTTTGAGGACATGGAGGAGCTTCCTCGGACTCGGGCTGGTCTCCAGGCCTACAGGAAGCACTTGGTCATGGAGTTGCTGTGGTTGCAGCAAGCTATTGCCAGCCGCGAGAAT tACCTGATGCTGAAACAACAGCTGGCAGCTCCTGACCCATAG
- the LOC104060123 gene encoding translation initiation factor IF-2 isoform X1, translated as MSVQQRSVSGGGECPVGSGHPGQHREPEQGLAQGARPVVPVRPSRWRSGGRSVAPKPAWPSPRPPQPRARCPPARARPSRCRCPHCPRRGRAPDSSGPPRSGCVRGSRGRRGGPRCSTASSPMSPTSARWKGGCSASSATSTRESCKPSARSAPSSSWSTCVRCRRSWRGCTSASTSAWRSSPRSRRRWRPTGTWTSCWHTWRSSAAPSRSCTWPRAPTPRTPPDPACPPHAAILARPRPGGGGEGGVGWRGPAHRAARRVASSGGARAMAAGRELREELEGRRLLRAVTRLQACVRGFLLRKRFRSVRAEYEEVVREIEGDLSRLRWRGQFLPRPVFLPEEPAHGTHSAPLEAAPRDGASTEKPPEEPDASEPEQDSGCSGIKAPAQPQSGNGLSCAGGGAAVSPPPLGAGADKCADEGHGASEEAWQDNSSVSSVWDSELLEAESHGDCQEILFEDMEELPRTRAGLQAYRKHLVMELLWLQQAIASRENYLMLKQQLAAPDP; from the exons ATGAGTGTCCAGCAGCGGTCAGTGTCCGGTGGGGGAGAGTGTCCGGTGGGCTCAGGGCATCCGGGTCAGCACCGCGAGCCGGAGCAGGGCCTGGCGCAG GGTGCTCGCCCCGTGGTGCCCGTGCGCCCCTCGAGATGGAGGAGCGGAGGAAGAAGCGTAGCCCCAAAGCCTGCCTGGCCCAGCCCGCGCCCACCGCAGCCCCGCGCCCGCTGCCCCCCAGCAAGAGCGCGTCCTTCGCGCTGCCGCTGCCCACACTGCCCTCGCCGCGGCCGCGCACCCGACTCAAGCG GACCACCAAGGAGCGGGTGCGTGCGGGGGTCTCGGGGCCGGCGAGGGGGGCCCCGCTGCAGCACAGCTTCCTCACCGATGTCTCCGACGTCTGCGAGATGGAAGGGGGGCTGCTCAGCCTCCTCAGCGACTTCCACTCGGGAAAGCTGCAAGCCTTCG GCAAGGAGTGCTCCTTCGAGCAGCTGGAGCACGTGCGTGAGATGCAGGAGAAGCTGGCGCGGCTGCACTTCGGCCTCGACGTCTGCGTGGAGGAGCTCCCCGAGGAGCAGAAGAAGGTGGCGGCCGACAGGAACCTGGACCAGCTGCTGGCACAC CTGGAGGAGCTCAGCAGCTCCAT CCAGAAGCTGCACCTGGCCGAGAGCCCCGACCCCGAGGACACCGCCTGACCCCGCCTGCCCCCCCCACGCCGCCATCTTGGCGCGCCCGCGTCCCGGAGGGGGGGGCGAAGGGGGAGTGGGCTGGCGCGGCCCCGCCCACCGCGCCGCGCGCCGCGTGGCGTCATCAGGCGGCGCCCGGGCCATGGCGGCGGGGAGGGAGTTGCGGGAGGAGCTTGAGGGGCGGCGATTGCTTCGTGCTGTCACCCGCCTGCAG GCCTGTGTCAGGGGTTTTCTGCTGCGGAAGCGCTTTCGGAGTGTGCGCGCTGAGTACGAGGAGGTGGTGCGGGAGATCGAAGGAGACCTTAGCCGGCTGCGGTGGAGGGGCCAGTTCCTGCCCCGGCCTGTCTTCCTCCCCGAG GAGCCAGCACACGGGACGCATTCTGCTCCGCTGGAGGCTGCACCGAGGGATGGGGCCAGCACAGAGAAACCACCGGAGGAGCCGGATGCCTCTGAGCCAGAGCAGGACTCGGGCTGCAGTGGCATCAAAGCCCCAGCCCAACCGCAAAGCGGCAATGGACTGAGCTGCGCAGGTGGAGGCGCTGCAGTGAGCCCCCCACCTCTTGGAGCTGGTGCCGATAAATGTGCTGACGAGGGACATGGTGCCTCGGAAGAGGCTTGGCAGGACAACAGCAGCGTCTCCTCTGTGTGGGACAGTGAGCTCCTGGAGGCAGAGTCACACGGAGACTGCCAGG AAATTCTGTTTGAGGACATGGAGGAGCTTCCTCGGACTCGGGCTGGTCTCCAGGCCTACAGGAAGCACTTGGTCATGGAGTTGCTGTGGTTGCAGCAAGCTATTGCCAGCCGCGAGAAT tACCTGATGCTGAAACAACAGCTGGCAGCTCCTGACCCATAG
- the LOC104060123 gene encoding coiled-coil domain-containing protein 28B isoform X3, with translation MEERRKKRSPKACLAQPAPTAAPRPLPPSKSASFALPLPTLPSPRPRTRLKRTTKERVRAGVSGPARGAPLQHSFLTDVSDVCEMEGGLLSLLSDFHSGKLQAFGKECSFEQLEHVREMQEKLARLHFGLDVCVEELPEEQKKVAADRNLDQLLAHLEELSSSIQKLHLAESPDPEDTA, from the exons ATGGAGGAGCGGAGGAAGAAGCGTAGCCCCAAAGCCTGCCTGGCCCAGCCCGCGCCCACCGCAGCCCCGCGCCCGCTGCCCCCCAGCAAGAGCGCGTCCTTCGCGCTGCCGCTGCCCACACTGCCCTCGCCGCGGCCGCGCACCCGACTCAAGCG GACCACCAAGGAGCGGGTGCGTGCGGGGGTCTCGGGGCCGGCGAGGGGGGCCCCGCTGCAGCACAGCTTCCTCACCGATGTCTCCGACGTCTGCGAGATGGAAGGGGGGCTGCTCAGCCTCCTCAGCGACTTCCACTCGGGAAAGCTGCAAGCCTTCG GCAAGGAGTGCTCCTTCGAGCAGCTGGAGCACGTGCGTGAGATGCAGGAGAAGCTGGCGCGGCTGCACTTCGGCCTCGACGTCTGCGTGGAGGAGCTCCCCGAGGAGCAGAAGAAGGTGGCGGCCGACAGGAACCTGGACCAGCTGCTGGCACAC CTGGAGGAGCTCAGCAGCTCCAT CCAGAAGCTGCACCTGGCCGAGAGCCCCGACCCCGAGGACACCGCCTGA